In Myripristis murdjan chromosome 9, fMyrMur1.1, whole genome shotgun sequence, the following proteins share a genomic window:
- the pebp1 gene encoding phosphatidylethanolamine-binding protein 1 codes for MCGSFAHRGLPSSHELQGVETVSRHFSAVKMPVDLSQWTGPLALQEVEEKPAKALTVKYDSVEIDELGKVLTPTQVQNRPTAIEWDGCNAGKLYTLALTDPDAPSRKDPKFREWHHFLVVNMKGNDVSSGCVMSDYVGSGPPKGTGLHRYVWLVYEQPGSLSCTEPVLTNRSGDNRGKFKIQSFRQKYGLGAPVAGTCYQAEWDDYVPKLYEQLAGK; via the exons ATGTGCGGGAGCTTCGCACATCGAGGGTTACCATCTAGCCACGAGCTGCAGGGTGTGGAAACGGTGTCGCGTCATTTCTCTGCTGTCAAAATGCCTGTGGATCTAAGTCAGTGGACGGGGCCGCTCGCCttgcaggaggtggaggagaagccTGCAAAAGCCCTGACCGTCAAATATGACTCTGTTGAGATCGACGAGCTTGGTAAAGTGCTCACGCCAACGCAG GTGCAGAACAGGCCCACTGCTATTGAGTGGGACGGGTGTAACGCCGGTAAGCTGTACACCCTGGCCTTGACTGACCCGGACGCTCCCAGCAGGAAAGACCCCAAATTCAG AGAGTGGCACCACTTCCTGGTGGTCAACATGAAAGGGAACGATGTGTCCAGCGGCTGCGTCATGTCCGACTACGTGGGCTCCGGCCCTCCCAAGGGCACAG GTCTGCACAGGTACGTGTGGCTGGTGTACGAGCAGCCGGGCAGCCTCTCCTGCACCGAGCCCGTCCTCACCAACCGCTCCGGAGACAACCGCGGAAAGTTCAAGATCCAGAGCTTCCGGCAGAAGTACGGCCTGGGAGCCCCGGTGGCCGGGACTTGCTACCAGGCCGAGTGGGACGACTACGTGCCCAAGCTGTACGAGCAGCTGGCCGGAAAGTAA